Sequence from the Candidatus Schekmanbacteria bacterium genome:
GCCCAAAAGAGACCCAATGATATTTCTTGGCGCAAGGTCTGATGTAAGAGTCGAAGCACCTACTCCGCTTCCGTTTACACCAAGGGCAAAAATAAAGACACAAACTTTCATCCATATGGAAAAAGGATTTGAAATCAAGCCTATCAATACATATCCCAACCCTGCAAAGGTGAGGCCTATGACTAATACGCGCAATCTTCCTATTCTTTCAACTAAATATCCCCATAAGGGATAGCACAGAAGCCCAACAATGCTTGCAAGGGCAATAGTTATCCCACCTTCTGCCATTGCTTGAAAAGGAGTTTTCCCAAATGCCCGTGCTTCCTTGTTGACCCATATCATAATGAACATTGCCAGAATTACCACATCCGCGCGAGATGCAAATGCAGTAGAAAAGGTTATTTTGAGGCAGGGGCTTTTTTTCAAAAGCTTGAGAACTTCTTTCCAATCAACCTTTTTATGTTTCTCGATATTGATAAGGTCAACCAATCCTATTCGTGAAGTTATGGATGCCAGAATTCCTAAAATCATGATTATTATGAACACATTATAAAGCCCAATATATTGAGGAAGCCGGGCAAGGAAAAGGAAACTGAAAAGAGAAGCTGATGTATACATAAAACCCATAACAGCCATAGCTTTGCCTCTACCATCCACATAGGTATAATCAGTAATCAAAGATTGAACTTGAGGCCAGACGAAAAGAAGAGACAATCCAAGAAGAGTGCGGAAAAAATAGATAAAAAATATTGGGTTTTCAATTCCTGTCAAGTCAGATAAAATATGTGAAGAGCCAAAAAGAAGGCTAAAAACACCTGCAGTAAAAAAACCTCCCACAAGAAGAATACGACGCCCCTTTTTATCAGAAAGAATTCCTATTGCGCCAACGAAGCATATAATCATTATTTCAACAATAACAGATAAAGAAGCATTGATCTTTCCAAGATGTTGGCGGCTGATATGTATTGTTTCTTGAAGATAGGTAGGAATAAGCATAGTAGGTGCTATATTCATAAGCATAGCAAAGAAACACATCAAGAATAAAATGATGATATTGTATTTCTCGATTCCTTGACGAAATCTTATCTTTAAAAAACTAACCTCGCCTTCCATTTCAGTTTATACTTTCTGAAAAATTGGTTCAGCTTTTCTAATTGTAAGAAAATGTAAAAAAGCTATGCATAAGCTGTAAATATCTTTGATGGACGCAATTCAGCTC
This genomic interval carries:
- a CDS encoding MFS transporter — its product is MEGEVSFLKIRFRQGIEKYNIIILFLMCFFAMLMNIAPTMLIPTYLQETIHISRQHLGKINASLSVIVEIMIICFVGAIGILSDKKGRRILLVGGFFTAGVFSLLFGSSHILSDLTGIENPIFFIYFFRTLLGLSLLFVWPQVQSLITDYTYVDGRGKAMAVMGFMYTSASLFSFLFLARLPQYIGLYNVFIIIMILGILASITSRIGLVDLINIEKHKKVDWKEVLKLLKKSPCLKITFSTAFASRADVVILAMFIMIWVNKEARAFGKTPFQAMAEGGITIALASIVGLLCYPLWGYLVERIGRLRVLVIGLTFAGLGYVLIGLISNPFSIWMKVCVFIFALGVNGSGVGASTLTSDLAPRNIIGSLLGGYHTAAAIGIMFFLQVGGFLFDYLGHSSPFVLTGIADLAVVLFALFTWKKAHKEEKGIRNSKYSS